The Methylomonas montana DNA window GCGGTACATCAGCACCGCGCTCAGCGACTTTAAGACATTAATCCACAACATCGTCTCGTACTCGCGCATCTTGTCGCTACGATTTTCCGCCAGCAATACGGTGCCGAAATCCATGATCCGGCTGGTCATGTCGGCCCGTTCCAGATTACGACCGATACAGATAAACCGGGCACTGTCGCTAAGACTCATCGCTCCGGCCATAAAACCGGTAAAACGCTGGCAACCAGCCATGATTTCCTGCAAAAACAAGGCCCTACCCCTGCGGTTGGACAGGCTATCCAGATTATTGTTGGCATACAGATACATCTCGTTGACTTGCTGCCAGGCTTCGTCGGGCATCAGTTCCCTGCTGGTGCGGATATTCTCGCGGGCAAATGACAGCGAAGCCAGCAAGGAGCCAGGGTTATTCATATCGGCCAGCAAAAAACGGGTTGCATTTTGCTCGCTGGGATTTTTAAAGCGCTGGTAAAACGCCTCTTCCACGCCACAAATGTTCAGCAGATTGCGCCAGCCCAGTTCCACCCCATAAGGCAGATCGTAAATCAAATGCATCGTGGCGCTGATCAGGCGGGCAGTGTTTTCGGTGCGTTCCAGATAACGCGCCATCCAGTACAAACGTTCGGCAGATCGCGATAACATCTTATTGCTCCCTATTGATAATCCAAGTGTCTTTACTGCCACCGCCCTGCGAAGAATTCACCACCAGCGAACCGGCCCGCAGCGCCACGCGGGTCAAGCCGCCGGCGGTGACAAAGCTGTTCTCGCCTTGCAAGATAAAGGGCCGCAAATCGATGTGCCGAGGTTCCAGTTTGTCGCCACACAGTGTCGGGCAAGTCGATAAAGCCAAGGTCGGCTGGGCGATGTAATTACGCGGATTATCCTGGATCAACTTATGAAAATGCCTGATCTCCTTTTGCGTAGCGTGAGGACCGACCAACATACCGTAGCCGCCCGATTCGTTGGCCGGCTTCACCACCAGTTCCGGCAAATGCGCTAACACATAGGCACATTGCTCTGGGTCGCTACATAGATAAGTCGGTACATTGGGCAGGATGGGTTCTTCGTTTAGATAATACCGAATCATTTCCGGCACGTAGGCATACACCACTTTGTCATCCGCCACGCCAGCACCTGGCGCATTTGCTAAGGCCACATTGCCGGCCTTCCACGCCCGCATCAAGCCCTTGACGCCCAACACCGAGTCCTTATGGAACACTTCCGGGTCGAGAAACAAGTCGTCGATGCGCCGGTAAATCACATCGACTTGCTCCAAGCCCTTGATGGTGCGCATATAGACGCAATCGTCGTCCTTGACCAGCAAGTCACCGCCTTCCACCAGCTCCGCGCCCATTTGCTGGGCCAAGAAAGCGTGTTCGAAATACGCGGAGTTGTAGATGCCCGGTGTCAAAACCGCGATTTGCGGCGTGTCGTCAGGCTTGGGCGCCAGTGAAGCCAGCATCTCGAACAATTGGGTCGGGTAATCGTCCACCGGCAAAATATTCAGATTTTCCAATAACTCCGGAAATATCCGCTTGGTAATCACCCGGTTTTCGATCATGTAGGACACACCGGACGGCACCCGTAAATTGTCCTCCAACACATACAGCTTACCGTCGCCGGCCCGTACCAGATCGCTACCGCAGATATTGGCCCAACTGCCGAACTTAGGTCGCATGCCCAGACATTCCTGACGGAAATTGCTGGAACTGGCGATCAGTTCGGCCGGCACCAGGCCATCCTTGATAATCTGTTGTTCGTTATAAATATCGTTTATGAAGCAATTCAAGGCTTTCAGGCGTTGCTTCAGGCCGGTTTCGACGATTTTCCATTCCTGAAAATCGATCAAGCGCGGAATAATGTCGAACGGCCACGCCCGATCGATATTGCCTTCGTCGCTGTAAACCGTGAAGGTGATGCCCATCTCCATGATCGCCGCTTCCGCCGCCGACAATCGGCCTTTAATGGCTTCCATGCCCAAGGATTGTAGGTATTGACTCAAACTGGCGCAGGCGTCACGAGACTTGCCGCCCGCTGCTATCATTTCGTCGTAAGCCTTGTCGGCGCTGTACTGCGCCCAAATCGATTGCGTAGCCATATTGTTTACATCCTTGAGCATTGCTTTTATGGTGCGGATATGCTCGATAATGGTGCGAA harbors:
- a CDS encoding circularly permuted type 2 ATP-grasp protein, which translates into the protein MATQSIWAQYSADKAYDEMIAAGGKSRDACASLSQYLQSLGMEAIKGRLSAAEAAIMEMGITFTVYSDEGNIDRAWPFDIIPRLIDFQEWKIVETGLKQRLKALNCFINDIYNEQQIIKDGLVPAELIASSSNFRQECLGMRPKFGSWANICGSDLVRAGDGKLYVLEDNLRVPSGVSYMIENRVITKRIFPELLENLNILPVDDYPTQLFEMLASLAPKPDDTPQIAVLTPGIYNSAYFEHAFLAQQMGAELVEGGDLLVKDDDCVYMRTIKGLEQVDVIYRRIDDLFLDPEVFHKDSVLGVKGLMRAWKAGNVALANAPGAGVADDKVVYAYVPEMIRYYLNEEPILPNVPTYLCSDPEQCAYVLAHLPELVVKPANESGGYGMLVGPHATQKEIRHFHKLIQDNPRNYIAQPTLALSTCPTLCGDKLEPRHIDLRPFILQGENSFVTAGGLTRVALRAGSLVVNSSQGGGSKDTWIINREQ
- a CDS encoding alpha-E domain-containing protein, translating into MLSRSAERLYWMARYLERTENTARLISATMHLIYDLPYGVELGWRNLLNICGVEEAFYQRFKNPSEQNATRFLLADMNNPGSLLASLSFARENIRTSRELMPDEAWQQVNEMYLYANNNLDSLSNRRGRALFLQEIMAGCQRFTGFMAGAMSLSDSARFICIGRNLERADMTSRIMDFGTVLLAENRSDKMREYETMLWINVLKSLSAVLMYRKHVRNRIKGEDVLNYLLKNPDFPRAVLHCLEEITHCIKRLPHAVELYPHLEQLEQHLLAIDIQQASPQQLHQVLDGLQSQFDDLHRQIAATWFFNNHEA